A genome region from Tenebrio molitor chromosome 4, icTenMoli1.1, whole genome shotgun sequence includes the following:
- the Chc gene encoding clathrin heavy chain produces the protein MSQPILPIKFQEHLQLTNVGINVANISFATLTMESDKFICVREKVGDTSQVVIIDMADATNPIRRPITAESAIMNPASKVIALKGKAGVEAQKTLQIFNIEMKSKMKAHTMTEDVIFWKWISLNTLALVTENSVYHWSMEGDSTPVKMFDRHSSLNGCQIINYRTDPKQNWLLLVGISAQQSRVVGAMQLYSVERKCSQPIEGHAASFATFKMEGNPEASTLFCFAVRTAQGGKLHIIEVGQSPAGNQPFPKKTVDVFFPPEAQNDFPVAMQVSAKYDVIYLITKYGYIHMYDIESAICIYMNRISSETIFVTAPHETTGGIIGVNRRGQVLSVCVDEDNIIRYVNQILHNSDLALRIATRNNLAGAEDLFVNKFQVLFTNGQYAEAAKVAANAPKGILRTPATIQMFQQVPTQAGQNSPLLQYFGILLDQGQLNRYESLELCKPVLLQGRKQLLEKWLKEDKLECSEELGDLVKQADSTLALSVYLRANVPAKVIQSFAETGQFQKIVLYAKKVNYTPDYIYLLRSVMRTNPDQGAAFASMLVADEEPLADINQIVDIFMEQNMVQQCTAFLLDALKNNRPTEGHLQTRLLEMNLMSAPQVADAILGNNMFTHYDRAHIAQLCEKAGLLQRALEHYTDLYDIKRAVVHTHLLPMEWLVGFFGTLSVEDSLECLKAMLTANIRQNLQICVQIATKYHEQLTTKALIDLFESFKSYEGLFYFLGSIVNFSQDQDVHFKYIQAACKTGQIKEVERICRESNCYNPESVKNFLKEAKLTDQLPLIIVCDRFDFVHDLVLYLYRNSLQKYIEIYVQKVNPSRLPVVVGGLLDVDCSEDIIKNLILVVRGQFSTDELVEEVEKRNRLKLLLPWLESRVHEGCVEPATHNALAKIYIDSNNNAERFLKENQWYDSRVVGRYCEKRDPHLACVAYERGQCDRELIAVCNENSLFKSEARYLVRRRDPELWAEVLQENNPYRRQLIDQVVQTALSETQDPEDISVTVKAFMTADLPNELIELLEKIVLDNSVFSDHRNLQNLLILTAIKADATRVMDYINRLDNYDAPDIANIAINNHLYEEAFAIFKKFDVNTSAIQVLIEQVNNLDRAYEFAERCNEPAVWSQLAKAQLNQGMVKEAIDSYIKADDPSAYMAVVETGSKNNSWEDLVRYLQMARKKARESYIESELIYSYAKTGRLADLEEFISGPNHADIQKIGDRCFDDKMYDAAKLLYNNVSNFARLAITLVHLKEFQGAVDSARKANSTRTWKEVCFACVDAEEFRLAQMCGMHIVVHADELQDLINYYQDRGYFEELIGLLEAALGLERAHMGMFTELAILYSKYKPAKMREHLELFWSRVNIPKVLRAAEQAHLWAELVFLYDKYEEYDNAVLAMMAHPTEAWREGHFKDIITKVANIELYYKAIQFYLDYKPLLLNDLLLVLAPRMDHTRAVAFFAKTGHLQLVKSYLRSVQNLNNKAINEALNSLLIEEEDFQGLRTSIDAFDNFDNIGLAQKLEKHELTEFRRIAAYLYKGNNRWKQSVELCKKDRLFRDAMEYTAESRNQDLAEELLAWFLERKAYDCFSACLYQCYDLLRPDVILELAWKHRIMDLAMPYLIQVTRELTSKVEKLEQSDAQRQSEAAEETHKPMMINEPQLMLTAGPGMGMPPQQYVPAQAYAQPAYAPQMPYPGAYPGM, from the exons ATGTCGCAGCCAATACTACCGATAAAGTTTCAGGAGCACTTGCAG CTGACCAATGTGGGCATCAACGTGGCGAACATCTCGTTCGCGACGCTCACCATGGAGAGCGACAAGTTCATCTGCGTCAGGGAGAAGGTCGGCGACACCTCCCAGGTGGTCATCATCGACATGGCTGACGCTACCAACCCCATCAGGAGGCCCATCACGGCGGAGAGCGCCATCATGAACCCCGCTTCCAAAGTCATAGCCCTCAAGGGCAAGGCAGGCGTCGAGGCGCAGAAGACCCTCCAGATATTCAACATCGAGATGAAGTCCAAGATGAAGGCCCACACCATGACAGAGGACGTCATCTTCTGGAAGTGGATATCGCTCAACACGCTCGCCCTGGTCACCGAGAACTCGGTCTACCACTGGTCCATGGAGGGCGACTCCACGCCAGTCAAGATGTTTGACCG ACATTCATCCCTGAACGGCTGTCAGATCATCAATTACCGCACCGACCCCAAACAGAACTGGCTGTTGTTGGTGGGAATCAGCGCCCAACAGTCCCGCGTCGTGGGGGCCATGCAGCTCTACTCCGTCGAACGAAAGTGTTCCCAGCCGATCGAGGGACACGCCGCCTCCTTCGCCACCTTCAAGATGGAGGGTAACCCCGAAGCGTCGACGTTGTTCTGCTTCGCCGTGAGGACGGCGCAGGGCGGCAAGCTGCACATAATCGAGGTGGGCCAGAGCCCCGCCGGCAACCAGCCCTTCCCCAAGAAGACGGTCGACGTGTTCTTCCCCCCCGAGGCCCAGAACGACTTCCCGGTGGCGATGCAGGTCTCGGCCAAGTACGACGTCATCTACCTGATCACCAAGTACGGCTACATACACATGTACGACATCGAGAGCGCCATCTGCATCTACATGAACCGCATCTCGAGCGAGACCATCTTCGTGACGGCCCCCCACGAGACCACCGGGGGTATAATCGGGGTGAACAGGAGGGGACAGGTGTTGTCGGTGTGCGTCGACGAGGACAACATCATCAGGTACGTCAACCAGATCCTGCACAATTCGGACCTGGCGTTGAGGATAGCGACGAGGAACAACCTTGCCGGGGCGGAGGATCTCTTCGTCAACAAGTTCCAGGTGTTGTTCACCAACGGACAGTACGCCGAAGCGGCGAAGGTGGCGGCGAACGCCCCCAAAGGCATCTTGAGGACGCCGGCCACGATACAGATGTTCCAACAAGTGCCCACTCAAGCGGGCCAGAACAGTCCGCTCTTGCAGTACTTCGGGATCTTGCTCGATCAAGGACAACTCAACAG GTACGAATCGCTGGAGTTGTGCAAGCCTGTTCTGCTCCAAGGCCGCAAGCAGCTCCTGGAGAAGTGGCTGAAGGAGGACAAGCTCGAGTGTTCTGAAGAGTTGGGCGACTTGGTGAAGCAGGCCGATTCGACTCTGGCCCTGTCGGTGTACTTGCGAGCCAACGTCCCCGCCAAAGTGATCCAGAGCTTCGCCGAGACCGGTCAGTTCCAGAAGATCGTCTTGTACGCCAAGAAGGTGAACTACACCCCCGATTACATCTACTTGTTGCGGTCGGTGATGCGCACCAATCCCGACCAAGGCGCCGCCTTCGCCAGCATGCTCGTCGCCGACGAGGAACCCCTCGCCGACATCAACCAGATCGTCGACATCTTCATGGAGCAGAACATGGTGCAGCAGTGCACCGCGTTCCTCTTGGACGCCCTCAAGAACAACAGACCCACGGAGGGTCACCTCCAGACCAGGCTGTTGGAGATGAATCTGATGTCGGCCCCGCAAGTCGCCGACGCCATCTTGGGCAACAACATGTTCACCCACTACGACAGGGCGCACATCGCGCAGCTGTGCGAGAAAGCGGGGCTGCTGCAGAGGGCGCTGGAGCACTACACAGACCTGTACGACATCAAGCGCGCCGTGGTTCACACCCACCTGCTGCCGATGGAGTGGCTGGTCGGGTTCTTCGGGACCTTGAGCGTCGAGGACAGTCTGGAGTGTCTGAAGGCGATGCTCACCGCCAATATTAGACAGAACCTGCAGATTTGCGTCCAGATCGCGACGAAATACCACGAGCAGCTCACCACCAAAGCTCTGATTGACCTCTTCGAGAGCTTCAAGAGCTACGAGGGTCTCTTCTATTTCCTGGGCTCGATCGTCAACTTCTCCCAAGACCAGGACGTCCACTTCAAGTACATCCAGGCGGCCTGCAAGACCGGCCAAATCAAGGAGGTGGAGCGGATCTGTCGCGAGTCGAACTGCTACAACCCGGAGAGCGTGAAGAACTTCCTGAAGGAGGCCAAGCTGACCGACCAACTCCCGCTGATTATCGTGTGCGACCGCTTCGACTTCGTCCACGACCTGGTTCTCTACTTGTACAGGAACTCTCTGCAGAAATACATCGAGATCTACGTCCAGAAGGTGAATCCCAGCCGGCTGCCCGTCGTGGTGGGCGGCCTGCTCGACGTCGACTGCTCCGAAGACATCATCAAGAACTTGATCCTGGTGGTGCGCGGCCAGTTCTCGACCGACGAGCTCGTCGAGGAGGTTGAGAAGCGCAACCGCCTCAAGCTGCTGCTCCCCTGGCTGGAGAGCCGCGTCCACGAGGGCTGCGTCGAGCCCGCCACTCACAACGCCCTCGCCAAGATCTACATCGATTCGAACAACAACGCCGAGCGGTTCCTCAAGGAGAACCAGTGGTACGACTCGAGGGTGGTGGGGCGCTACTGCGAGAAGCGCGACCCCCACCTCGCCTGCGTGGCCTACGAGCGGGGCCAGTGCGACCGCGAGCTGATCGCCGTCTGCAACGAGAACTCGCTGTTCAAGTCCGAGGCGCGCTACCTGGTGCGCAGGCGCGACCCGGAGCTCTGGGCCGAGGTGCTGCAGGAGAACAACCCCTACAGGCGGCAGCTGATCGACCAGGTGGTCCAGACGGCGCTCAGCGAGACCCAAGACCCCGAAGACATCTCGGTCACGGTGAAGGCGTTCATGACGGCGGACCTGCCCAACGAGTTGATCGAGCTGCTGGAGAAGATCGTCCTGGACAACTCGGTCTTCTCGGACCACCGCAACCTGCAGAACTTGCTGATCCTGACGGCGATCAAAGCCGACGCCACCAGAGTCATGGATTACATCAACCGTTTGGACAACTACGACGCCCCGGACATCGCCAACATCGCCATCAACAACCACCTCTACGAAGAAGCTTTCGCCATATTCAAGAAGTTCGACGTTAACACTTCGGCCATCCAGGTGTTGATCGAACAGGTCAACAATCTGGACCGGGCGTACGAGTTCGCGGAACGGTGCAACGAACCAGCCGTCTGGAGTCAGCTGGCGAAGGCGCAGCTCAACCAGGGAATGGTCAAGGAGGCGATCGACTCGTACATCAAGGCCGACGATCCGTCGGCGTACATGGCCGTGGTGGAGACCGGCTCCAAGAACAACTCCTGGGAGGATCTGGTCAGGTACTTGCAGATGGCGCGCAAGAAGGCGCGAGAGAGCTACATCGAGTCGGAGCTGATCTATTCGTACGCCAAGACCGGGCGTCTCGCCGACCTAGAGGAGTTCATCAGCGGTCCCAACCACGCAGACATACAGAAAATCGGAGACAGGTGTTTCGACGATAAAATGTACGACGCGGCCAAGCTGCTCTACAACAACGTCTCGAATTTCGCTAGGTTGGCGATCACGCTGGTCCATCTGAAGGAGTTCCAG GGAGCCGTCGACAGCGCCCGCAAGGCCAACAGCACGCGCACCTGGAAGGAGGTGTGCTTCGCGTGCGTCGACGCCGAGGAGTTCCGCCTGGCGCAGATGTGCGGCATGCACATCGTGGTCCACGCCGACGAGCTCCAAGACCTCATCAACTACTACCAGGACCGCGGCTACTTCGAGGAGCTGATCGGGCTGCTGGAGGCGGCGCTGGGTCTGGAGCGCGCCCACATGGGCATGTTCACCGAACTGGCGATCCTCTACTCGAAATACAAGCCGGCGAAGATGCGCGAACACCTGGAGTTGTTCTGGTCGCGCGTTAACATCCCCAAAGTGCTGCGAGCGGCGGAGCAGGCCCACCTCTGGGCCGAACTGGTCTTCCTGTACGACAAGTACGAGGAGTACGACAACGCCGTGCTGGCCATGATGGCGCACCCGACCGAGGCGTGGCGCGAGGGCCACTTCAAGGACATCATCACCAAAGTTGCCAACATCGAGCTCTACTACAAGGCGATACAGTTCTACCTGGACTACAAGCCGCTGCTGCTGAACGACCTGCTGCTGGTGCTGGCGCCGCGGATGGACCACACCAGAGCGGTGGCGTTCTTCGCCAAAACCGGACACTTGCAGCTGGTCAAGTCGTACCTCAGGTCGGTGCAGAATCTGAACAACAAGGCGATCAACGAGGCCCTCAACTCGCTCCTGATCGAGGAAGAGGATTTCCAG GGTCTGAGGACGTCGATCGACGCCTTCGACAACTTCGACAACATCGGCCTGGCCCAAAAACTGGAGAAACACGAACTGACCGAATTCAGACGCATCGCGGCGTACCTCTACAAAGGCAACAACAGATGGAAGCAGAGCGTCGAGCTGTGCAAGAAGGACCGCCTCTTCAGAGACGCCATGGAGTACACGGCGGAGTCGCGAAACCAGGACCTGGCCGAGGAGTTGCTGGCGTGGTTCCTCGAACGAAAGGCCTACGACTGCTTCTCAGCGTGCCTCTACCAA TGTTACGACCTGCTGAGGCCCGACGTCATACTCGAACTGGCCTGGAAGCATAGAATAATGGACCTGGCGATGCCCTACCTGATCCAGGTGACGAGAGAGCTGACCTCCAAAGTGGAGAAACTCGAACAGTCGGACGCACAAAGGCAGAGCGAGGCCGCCGAAGAAACACACAAGCCGATGATGATCAACGAGCCGCAGCTGATGCTGACGGCGGGGCCAGGAATGG GTATGCCCCCTCAGCAGTACGTACCGGCTCAAGCCTACGCCCAGCCAGCGTACGCCCCGCAGATGCCCTACCCCGGGGCCTACCCTGGCATGTAA
- the LOC138129753 gene encoding uridine diphosphate glucose pyrophosphatase NUDT14-like, whose amino-acid sequence MENITDVYVTDYIPTIYTTPCTMRYTQNGKTLERGIFAERNGVLIIVYNKTQNVLTLVRQFRPSAYLSCIPEQDRKGAIDTVKYPPKLGITLEFCAGLEDKNASTEQIAREEILEECGYDVPLEKLEKVGTFKNLTETTGARSTLFYCEVTDEMRVTKGGGVDDEIIDVIEMPVEKVVEYARQSYVNSPMNFMYGLHWFLYNKRKV is encoded by the coding sequence ATGGAGAACATAACAGACGTGTACGTGACCGACTACATCCCCACGATCTACACGACTCCTTGCACGATGCGCTACACCCAGAACGGCAAAACCTTGGAACGTGGAATCTTCGCCGAGAGAAACGGAGTCCTGATCATCGTGTACAACAAGACCCAAAACGTACTCACCTTAGTTAGGCAGTTTAGACCGTCCGCTTACTTGAGTTGTATTCCAGAACAAGACCGAAAGGGAGCGATTGATACGGTGAAGTATCCTCCCAAATTGGGGATCACGCTAGAGTTCTGTGCAGGATTGGAGGACAAAAACGCGTCGACCGAACAGATAGCACGGGAGGAGATCTTGGAGGAGTGCGGTTACGACGTCCCCCTCGAGAAACTGGAGAAAGTGGGgactttcaaaaatttgactgAGACCACAGGGGCAAGGTCCACGCTGTTCTACTGCGAGGTTACGGACGAGATGAGGGTGACGAAAGGGGGTGGAGTCGACGACGAGATCATCGACGTGATAGAGATGCCGGTGGAGAAGGTGGTGGAGTATGCCCGACAGAGCTATGTGAACAGCCCCATGAACTTCATGTACGGACTCCACTGGTTCCTGTACAACAAACGCAAGGTCTAG
- the RpLP2 gene encoding large ribosomal subunit protein P2 encodes MRYVAAYLLAVLGGKTAPASGDIEKILSSVGIEVDTEKLKKVLSELNGKSIDDLLTQGREKLATVPAGGGAAAPAAAEAAPAAVEEKKEAKKEEKKPDSDSEDDDMGFGLFD; translated from the exons ATGCGTTACGTGGCTGCTTACTTATTGGCCGTTTTGGGCGGCAAAACCGCACCTGCCTCCGGAGACATCGAGAAAATCTTGAGCTCCGTCGGTATCGAAGTCGATACCGAAAAGCTGAAGAAAGTCTTGAGCGAGCTCAACGGCAAGAGCATCGACGACCTCCTTACCCAAG GGCGCGAGAAGTTGGCCACGGTGCCCGCCGGTGGGGGCGCCGCCGCTCCCGCTGCCGCTGAAGCTGCTCCAGCCGCCGTTGAAGAAAAGAAAG agGCCAAGAAAGAAGAGAAGAAACCAGACTCAGACTCGGAAGATGACGATATGGGTTTCGGTCTTTTCGATTGA